A stretch of DNA from Nitrospiraceae bacterium:
GAATCCACCTTGAAGGATGGTGCAGGGCAGTACCGGAAGACATAAAACTTACTTTAAAAAATTGTCCTGACATAAAACATCTGAATATATCGATATCTACATCAGAGATAATGATCCAAGGAAAATTTCAGGGCAAAAAAACCTTTAAAGACGTAACAAAAACAGCTATTGAGGCTGTGAAACTTGCCAAAGAATTAGGCGCTGAAACTGTGGGACTGAATGCCGAAGATGCATCCAGAACAGAACTCGACAGATTAATAGAATTCGTTCTTGCAGGAAAAGACGCCGGAGCAGACAGATTCAGATACTGCGACACATTAGGAACAGATGACTCTATAACAATCTATGAACGAATAAAGGCCCTTGCTATGGCAACAAAATTCCCTATAGAAATGCACTGCCACAATGATCTCGGGATGGGTGAAGCTGTGTCAGTCGCAGGTGCGCAGGGCGCGCTTGAAGGCGGTGTTGACACATACATAAACACAACTATTAACGGATACGGAGAACGCTGCGGAAACTGCGATCTTGTATCAACCATATTGGCGCTAAAATTTTCTCATGGCCTGAGCAAAAAAATTCATCTTGATGAACACGTAGATCTCAAAAAAGCATGGAGAATCGCAAAATATGCATCCTATGCTTTTAATCTTCCAATACCTATAAATCAGCCTGGAGTCGGTTCAAATGCATTTGCGCACGAATCAGGGATTCATGCTGACGGCGCCCTAAAAGACAGAAGAAACTATGAACTGTATGATCCTGAAGATGTTGGAAGAGGAGAACCTGAACTTCTAGAGACCGGAAGAATAATAACTACTGGCGAATACGGCGGGATAAAGGGATTCAGACACGTGTATGACAAGCTGGGGATAGCATTTAGCGATGACAATGAAGCAAGAAGAGTTCTAGAACTTGTTCAATATGCAAACCTCCATACACAGAAACCTCTTACTGACGATGAACTTAAGTTCATAGCAACTTATCCAGATATTGCAAAACAGATAATGATTGTTAACGCTTAAAACTAAGTGGTCGAGGATTTAAGTTTCTGAATTCACTTTTAAATCCTCGGCTGTTTGATCCTAAATTCGATTAAACTAAGTTCAAGGAGATCTCTTCAATGTATAAAATAACCCTTATCCCAGGAGACGGCGTAGGACCTGAGATTTCAGACGCAACAACCCGAGTGATAGAAGCAACAGGCGTAAAAATAGAATGGGACGTCCAGAATGCAGGAGAAGAAGTTTATCAAAAAGAAGGCAGCCCGCTTCCTCAGCGCGTAATCGACTCTATAAGAAAAAATGAAATTGCGATTAAAGGTCCTGTTACAACACCTGTTGGGAAGGGATTCAGAAGCGTAAATGTTGCCTTAAGACAGGAACTGGATCTTTATTGCTGCCTGAGGCCTTGCAAAAGCTTTAAGGGCGTACGCTCCAGATACGAAAATATAGATCTTGTTATTGTCAGGGAAAATACAGAAGACTTGTATGCTGGAATCGAATTTCAAAAAGGCTCAGACGAAACAAAAAAACTTATTGAATTTATAAAAACCTCTACAAAAAATAATATAAGGGATGATTCTGGCATAAGCATTAAACCAATATCTGTTTATGGCACTGAAAGAATAGTAAAATTTGCTTTCGAATACGCAAGAAAGAACAAAAGAAAGAAGGTCACATCAGTGCACAAAGCAAATATAATGAAATTTTCTGACGGTCTTTTTCTTGAAGTTTCAAGAAATGTGGCTGCAAAATATCCTGACATAGAATTTGAAGACAGGATTGTGGACAACATGTGCATGCAGCTGGTGCAGAAGCCGGAACTTTATGATGTCATTGTACTGCCTAATCTATACGGTGACATACTCTCAGACCTTGCCGCAGGTTTGATTGGTGGGCTTGGTCTTGCCCCAGGCGCAAATATCGGAGATAAGATAGCAGTATTCGAGCCGACACACGGCAGCGCTCCAAAATACAAAGGCTTGAACAAGATTAATCCAATTGCTATGATGCTCTCAGGAGTTATGATGTTGAGACATCTTAATGAATCAAATGCCGCACAAAAACTTGAGAATGCAATTGCAAGCGTTATAGAGGAAGGGAAACACGTAACCTATGACATGAAGTCAAGGCCTGACGACCCAGGCGCTGCAAAAACATCAGAAGTCGCTGATGAAATCATTAAGAAACTAAAACAATAGGATGGAACTTAATATTATATTTCTTCTTTTCGTCGTTGCATTTTCGCTTTTCGCGATAGCAATACTTTCGAGTTCTGAATCCTCTTTCATTGCTGTAAACAAGATCCGCATAAGAAATCTTCTTGAGAAAGGCGATAAAAGAGCAAAGGTTGTTCAGAAGATACTCGACGAACATGACAAGCTCTTCAGTGCCGTAATCCTGTCAGGAAATCTTTTTACAGTGCTTGCAACCTCAATAGGAACAGCACTGGCTCTTGAATATTTTGGAGAAGACGGGATAATCATAGCAACAATAGTGATGACATTTCTCACAGTTGTTTTTGGAGAACTTGCACCCAAAACCTTTGCAGTGACTTATGCCGAAAAGGTCTCTTTGTTCCTCGCAACACCCCTTGAGATTTATATTAAAATCTTATCTCCTCTCGTATGGATATTTAAAGTATCATCTAACTTCATCATCAAATTATTCGGCGGAGAAGCAAGGCCTGTATCAGCCCTTATTACAGAAGAAGAGATAAAGACAATGATAAAGATCGGTGAAGAAGAAGGCACGCTTGAAACAGAAGAAAAAGAGATGCTGCATAATGTATTTAAGTTCGGAGACAAGGTCGTCACAGAAGTAATGGTCCCACGTACAGAAATAGTCTCGATACCTTTTGATGGGACTGTTGACGATGCATTAAAACTTGTTTCCAAAGAAGGGTATTCTCGTTATCCTGTTATCATGGAAAACATAGACAACATCGTAGGCATTCTCTATGTAAAAGATATACTGATAAAAGCCTCTAAGAAAAACATACAGAAAAACCTGTCAATAAAAGATCTTGTAAGAGAAGCCTATTACATTCCTGAAAACAAAATGGCTACTGAGCTTCTTGATGAGATGCAGAAAAATAAATTCCAGATCGCGATAATCGTTGATGAATACGGAGGGACTTCTGGGTTAATAACACTCGAAGATATCATTGAGGAAATCGTCGGAGGACTTCAGGACGAATTCGAGGGAATGGAATCAGAAAAAGAAGTTGAAGTTATCGACGAAAGAACTTTTATAGTTGCCGGTCAGACAGGCATCGATGAAGTAAATGAGCTCGTCGGGACTGAAGTTTTAACAGGCGATTTTCATACAATCGGAGGATTTGTTTTCGGGTTATTCAGAAGACTTCCTAAAATAGGCGAGCAGGTCAGATATCACAATCTCCGTTTTCTCATACTGGAAATGGAAGACAAGAAAATAGCAAAACTCAAGATTACAAAAATTTAATCTGCCCATTATCGTCTTCTATTCTTTTCTCACTGAACTGATTTTGAGCATACCGTTTTCTAATATAAAATCCGCATAAAGTTTTTGAGTGATTATCTTCCCCTGCTTTTTGCCTTTTGATATGAGTTCCATATTCCAGACAATGACTCCGCTTGCCTTATCACCTTTCTGTGTTAAATTCACAAGTTTGTAATCCAAGGCCTTGAAGTTAAATCTCTTCCATTGTTCAATCTGTTGCTGCCTCCTGTTTTGAGATTTGAGATATTGTTTTGTATATCTTGATTCCCACAATTTTATATCGCCTCTAAAGTTAGCGCTTTTTATGTCTTCGAGCAGGGCAATTACATGTTCTTTCTCGATTGAAGCTTTGCTTATGTTCTCTTTTTGTGTTCCGCTTATTATCTGCACCTGCTCCCTGTAAAAATTCGCAATGAAATAAAATGAAATGCCGAGTGAAATCAAAACCGAAAATAAAAACAAAAAAAAGATTCTCTTAATTTTCTTCAACCGGAAATAATGACGGGACTTCTTCCCGGACATGATATTCATAAGCGCTTTTTTTACATTCAGTTCGGAAACAAGCATATCACGATAACGGCCATTTGCAGTCAGAAACCAGAAAAAACTCTGTTTGGGGATATTGTTTATTTTTAAAACAAGATTCGATATATCAGCCTCAACCTTCCTTTTTAGGTTATAAAGCATTGCCTTGATCTTCTCTGTTTTTTTTGCAATGTCATCTATCTCTGTCTCTTTCTTCTCAAAATCATTTATGTAATCAGAATAATCCATGTCTGATTTCTTGCCCTGAAGTTCAGTAAATGTCTTTTGCTTGTTTGCCAGTCTTTTTTCGAGCTGAAATTTTTCATGAAGCAACGCTGATATGAACTTGCTTTCTATGTCAGCTTTCAAAGAATCTATCTTTACATCCTCCAGCTTTTCACCTCTCAGGTCATCTTTAAGCGTTTTCTTTTTTACTGCTTTCTTCTCAGAAGAATCCTGTTCCTGCATCTCTATTGGTTCAAGCATAACCGAGCATGATTCACAATAGCCGGTATCAAGGGAAAATTCCTTAAGACACTTCGGGCACTGCATTATGATTTTAAGGGTCGGTTCCATGATCACATAGGGCTTATTTCAATAGACTTTTTATCTGTTTCCGGTGTTTTATCAATAATCTTTGATTTTGAACTTTTACCTAAATGCAAAAAAACCGGTTCTAGCATCTTTCTGATTATTAATATCTGCTCAGAGCGGGCTATCTGATTGTCTTCAAGCTGGAAATTAACTGCCTGCCACCATAGTATCCTTCCGTCAATTGATGAAACCAGCTGAAGTACGATCTCATTATTACCTCCGCTGCTCAGAATAACTCCGTTGAGAACAGCATCTGACTGCAATGATCTACCTATTCTGCTCAGGATTTCCACCCTGTTATCAGGCTTAAGGTTTGAGATGTCCTTTTTATTTTCCTTTACCGCTCTTTCAGTTTTTTCATTTGAAATCACTGAGGTCTTTGATTTGGATAAAAGCACATTGTATGTGACATTCTTCCAATTATATTTATCTCCGTAAAATGGCAAGACTGCAATTGACCCGACATCTTCCAACAAATTTTTCTCAAACACAGGAAGGCTGTTTTTAAGTTCTCCAGCGCCAATTCCCTGCTGAGTCTTGGTTGATGCGCAGGATGCAAAAAGCATAGGCAAAACAAAAATCCATCCATACAAATAGATTTTTCGCATATACACATTTTATAATAAAACTGTTAAAATTTTTTAAATAAATTTTATTCTTTGATTATAATTTGATTATAAGAGGTGATTTTTGAAGATACAATTTTTAGGTGCAGCCAAAACAGTAACAGGAAGCTGTTTCTTTCTTGAAACAGCAGAGACTAAAATACTTGTCGATTGTGGGATGTTTCAGGGAAATAATTCACATACAACCAACAAAAATCCATTTTCTTTTAATCCATCAGAAATCGAATATCTTTTACTGACACATGCGCATATGGACCATAGCGGAATGATACCAAAACTTGTTAAGGAAGGCTTTAGGGGAGATATCATATCAACTCCTGCAACATTAGATCTTGTTAAGCCTATGCTTCTTGATTCTGCACACATTCAGGAGTCAGATGCTGCATGGCTTACAAGAAAGGCATTGCGTTCAGGCGGAGAACCTGTCGAACCTCTTTACACAACTGCAGATGTTGAAGAAGCCCTGAAATTCTTTAAAGGAGTTCCATACAGACAGATTGAACACAAAGGAAAGGGAATCACATTCAGATTTGTTGATGCCGGTCATATACTGGGATCATCCAGCCTTGAACTCTGGTTTCAGGATAGTCCGCAGAAAAAGAAAATTCTCTTCTCAGGCGACATTGGGAAAAAAGGCAATCCTATAATGCATGACCCGGCAATTACATCTGATGCTAATTATATTGTGATCGAATCAACCTATGGCAACAGACTTCACAGAAATTTTGACGATACTGTTAATGAGCTTGCTGAAGCAATAAAGACAACATTCACCAGAGGAGGCAATGTCATAATCCCTGCATTCGCAGTTGGAAGAACTCAGGATCTTCTCTATGTGTTGAATCAACTCGTCCGCGAAAAGAGACTTTATAAAATTAATGTATATATCGACAGTCCGTTGGCTGAAGAGATAACAAAAAAATATCTTTCGCATCCAGAACTCTATGATGAAGAAGCAAAGAGTCTTCTTAATCAGGGTCTTTCTGATGGCATAAAGATTACATTTACACATTCAGTCGAGGAATCAATGGCTCTGAATAAAATAAAATCTCGGGCAATAATCATTGCAGGAAGCGGAATGTGCGAAGGAGGAAGAGTACAGCATCATCTTAAGCATAATCTCTGGAGGTCCGAGAGCAGTGTTATATTCACAGGATTTCAGGCAAAGGGAACATTAGGCAGGAAGATTGTTGATGGTTCAAGGGTTGTGCCTGTGCTTGGAGAAAACATTGCTGTCAGGGCAAGGATATACACACTTGGAGGATTCTCTGCACATGCAGACCAGAAAGAACTTCTCGAGTGGCTCGAGGAATTCAAAGATCATCCTGAGATATTCGTTGTGCATGGTGAAGAGGAAACAGCCTTAAAGTTCGCTGAATTAATAAAAGAACGCTTCGGCTTTAAAACCCATGTTCCTGATAAAGGAGAGATTTTTGAGTTGTGATCTTATTTTACCCTTGCCCCTGCCTTGACTTCTCTTTCAGGAGAAATCACAGAAAGCTTTCCTTCGTCATCAGATGCGGCAAGAAGCATTCCTTGAGATTCAACACCCATAAGTTTTGCAGGCTCGAGATTTGCTACAACGACAATAGACTTGCCGATAAGTTCTTCAGGCGCATATGCCTTGCCGATTCCTGCCACTATCTGCCTTTCCTCGCCTGTATCTACCTTCATTACAATTAATTTATTAGAGCCTTCCACCCTGTTTGCTTCTAACACCTTACCGATCTTCAATTCAATCTTTGTAAAATCCTCAATCGTGATCACTACTGCCTCCTAAATTTTCTTCTTAAAGCTTCTTCAACAACTTGAGGAACAAGTCCCTTTACTGTGCCTCCGAATGATGCAATTTCTTTAATTATAGTTGACGTAAGGAATGTATATTCTTCAGACGGCATCATGAACACAGTCTCGACAGAGAGGTTCAGTCTTCTGTTCATCAGAGCCATCTGAAATTCATATTCGAAATCAGATATAGCCCTTAAGCCCCTTATTATGCTGAGTCCGCTTCTTGCTTTTACATAGTCAATAAGCAGACCGTCGAATTTTTCCACTCTTACATTTTTGCAATTTTTGAAAACATCTTTTATGATTTCCAGTCTCTCTTCAACTGTGAATAACGGCTGTTTTTTCTGGGCTGTGGTGATCGCAACAATCACCTCATCAAATATTCTGAGCCCTCTTTTGATAATATCAATGTGGCCGTTTGTTATCGGGTCAAATGTGCCCGGGCATACCGCTACCTTATTCATTCTGCCTTCCTAAACAAAGTTAATGTTGTATCACCGTATTTATAAGTCTTCTTCTGCCTGAGATTCCCTGTCTCTTCAGACAATTTCTTTTTTGAATGATGCTCGGCAATGATTATACCATCATCGCTAAGCATCTGGCCATCAGACAAAATCTCCATTATATTATCAAGCTCATTCGAATGATAAGGCGGATCAACAAAGATCACATCAGCCTTCATGCCTTCATCAATCGCATTTCTTATAAAATCATCTGCGCAAGAACATGTAACATCTGCTTTGTCAGCGCAATTGTACTTATCGATCATCTTTTGAATATACGAAGATCTTTTTCTGTCTGTCTCGATAAAAAAAACCTTTGCCGCTCCTCTGCTTATTGCTTCGATGCCAACTGCGCCTGTCCCTGCATACAGGTCAATGAATATAAACCCTTCGTGAATCCCTGCAATTATGTTGAATATCGATTCCCTTACCTTTGCCGAAGTAGGCCTTAATGAGTCTTGATCATTAGAAGAAGTCTTTCTTTTTTTTGAGCTTATCTTTCTGCCTTTAAACTCTCCGCCTGATATTCGCAGTTTCATATATTTATTCTATCGGAAATATTTGTGTTGAATCTATTTCTTTAATGGGGGATTTACTATATTCAAGGACTTGGCCGCATGCTTATTTATAAAAACTTTTCTGCCTCGCATTTCAAGTCTGCCTTCAGCGAAAAGCCTTATAGCCTCAGGAAAAATCTTATGCTCATAACTGAGTATCCGCTCTGAAAGCGCATCATCAGTATCATCGGGCAGAACCGGAACCGCTGCCTGAATGATTATCGGACCTGTATCCATCCCTTCATCAACAAAATGAACAGTGCAGCCGGAAATTCTCACACCATAATCAAGTGCCTGCTTCTGCCCATGAAGCCCTGGAAATGAAGGAAGAAGCGCAGGATGGATATTTATTATCTTGTTTCTGAATGCATCTATTAAGGGTTTTTTAACAATCCTCATAAATCCTGCAAGCACCACCAGTTCAACATCTCTTGATTTAAGCTCATCAGCAATCGCTGAAAAAAAATCATTTTTTGTCTCAAATGCAGCGGGATTTAAATAAAGATGATCTATACTGTGTTTTTTAGCCCTCTCAACAACGTAAGCAGAAGGAACATCTGTTATCAGTATTTTTATCTTTGCCTTGACAGCGCCTTTTTTAATGGAATCGATTATTGCCTGAAAATTAGAACCGCGTCCTGATGCAAGAACGCCTATTTTCAACATGGCAGGATAACCTCCGTTCTATACAATTTATTCAGGTGTTTAGAGTTTTGTCTCAATGCTGGAATTGTCTCTGAGACCGCGCAGCCAATTCTTATATTTCTGCACAAAATATATTTCATAAAGTCTGCTCTTTGCTTTGTCCTTCAGTGCAGTCCCGCTCAACTGCTCAATCTTTTCCTGCAGCTTTACAATATGAAGTCCGTTTGCAGTCCAGAACGGCTCGCTTATGTCGCCAACATTCATTTTTGTTATTACATCAGCAAATTCTTTTGCCATTGCATCTTTTTTAACAAAACCAAGATCCCCGCCCAGACTTGATGATGAATCCTCTGAGTATTTTTTTGCAGCATCAGCAAAATTTGTTCCGCCCTTTACATTCTGTATCAGTGTATTTGCCTTTTCCTCTAGTGTTTTTTTGTCAGTATTGACTGATGGATTTTTGAAAAATATCTGGCTGATCTTGTAAGCTTCTCCCTGAAGAACAGGGTCATTGCCTTCAAGTATATATTTCTCCACATCTTTATCACTGACAACAACCTTGCTTTTTACCTGCTGTGTAATAATCCTGCCAATCATTAACTGCTCGGCAAGTTTCTTTTTGTATTCATCTAAGGTCATGCCTTCTTTTTTCAAAAAATCAACCAATGCAGCATCATCCAAATTATATTTCTTTTTAATATCAGCAATCGCCTCATTAACATCTTCTGAAGAAATATTAATTCCCACTTGTTTCGCTGCTTGTAACTGAAGCGTCATATTAATCATGCTCTCGAGAAAAAATCCTTCGCTTTCTTTGAATATTTTTCTTTTTTCCTCAGGCTTTATCCCGCGCATCTTCTCGCTTGCCTCAAACTCCATGGCTTTATA
This window harbors:
- a CDS encoding isocitrate/isopropylmalate dehydrogenase family protein; its protein translation is MYKITLIPGDGVGPEISDATTRVIEATGVKIEWDVQNAGEEVYQKEGSPLPQRVIDSIRKNEIAIKGPVTTPVGKGFRSVNVALRQELDLYCCLRPCKSFKGVRSRYENIDLVIVRENTEDLYAGIEFQKGSDETKKLIEFIKTSTKNNIRDDSGISIKPISVYGTERIVKFAFEYARKNKRKKVTSVHKANIMKFSDGLFLEVSRNVAAKYPDIEFEDRIVDNMCMQLVQKPELYDVIVLPNLYGDILSDLAAGLIGGLGLAPGANIGDKIAVFEPTHGSAPKYKGLNKINPIAMMLSGVMMLRHLNESNAAQKLENAIASVIEEGKHVTYDMKSRPDDPGAAKTSEVADEIIKKLKQ
- a CDS encoding hemolysin family protein translates to MELNIIFLLFVVAFSLFAIAILSSSESSFIAVNKIRIRNLLEKGDKRAKVVQKILDEHDKLFSAVILSGNLFTVLATSIGTALALEYFGEDGIIIATIVMTFLTVVFGELAPKTFAVTYAEKVSLFLATPLEIYIKILSPLVWIFKVSSNFIIKLFGGEARPVSALITEEEIKTMIKIGEEEGTLETEEKEMLHNVFKFGDKVVTEVMVPRTEIVSIPFDGTVDDALKLVSKEGYSRYPVIMENIDNIVGILYVKDILIKASKKNIQKNLSIKDLVREAYYIPENKMATELLDEMQKNKFQIAIIVDEYGGTSGLITLEDIIEEIVGGLQDEFEGMESEKEVEVIDERTFIVAGQTGIDEVNELVGTEVLTGDFHTIGGFVFGLFRRLPKIGEQVRYHNLRFLILEMEDKKIAKLKITKI
- a CDS encoding MBL fold metallo-hydrolase; protein product: MKIQFLGAAKTVTGSCFFLETAETKILVDCGMFQGNNSHTTNKNPFSFNPSEIEYLLLTHAHMDHSGMIPKLVKEGFRGDIISTPATLDLVKPMLLDSAHIQESDAAWLTRKALRSGGEPVEPLYTTADVEEALKFFKGVPYRQIEHKGKGITFRFVDAGHILGSSSLELWFQDSPQKKKILFSGDIGKKGNPIMHDPAITSDANYIVIESTYGNRLHRNFDDTVNELAEAIKTTFTRGGNVIIPAFAVGRTQDLLYVLNQLVREKRLYKINVYIDSPLAEEITKKYLSHPELYDEEAKSLLNQGLSDGIKITFTHSVEESMALNKIKSRAIIIAGSGMCEGGRVQHHLKHNLWRSESSVIFTGFQAKGTLGRKIVDGSRVVPVLGENIAVRARIYTLGGFSAHADQKELLEWLEEFKDHPEIFVVHGEEETALKFAELIKERFGFKTHVPDKGEIFEL
- the metG gene encoding methionine--tRNA ligase subunit beta; amino-acid sequence: MITIEDFTKIELKIGKVLEANRVEGSNKLIVMKVDTGEERQIVAGIGKAYAPEELIGKSIVVVANLEPAKLMGVESQGMLLAASDDEGKLSVISPEREVKAGARVK
- the coaD gene encoding pantetheine-phosphate adenylyltransferase, which produces MNKVAVCPGTFDPITNGHIDIIKRGLRIFDEVIVAITTAQKKQPLFTVEERLEIIKDVFKNCKNVRVEKFDGLLIDYVKARSGLSIIRGLRAISDFEYEFQMALMNRRLNLSVETVFMMPSEEYTFLTSTIIKEIASFGGTVKGLVPQVVEEALRRKFRRQ
- the rsmD gene encoding 16S rRNA (guanine(966)-N(2))-methyltransferase RsmD encodes the protein MKLRISGGEFKGRKISSKKRKTSSNDQDSLRPTSAKVRESIFNIIAGIHEGFIFIDLYAGTGAVGIEAISRGAAKVFFIETDRKRSSYIQKMIDKYNCADKADVTCSCADDFIRNAIDEGMKADVIFVDPPYHSNELDNIMEILSDGQMLSDDGIIIAEHHSKKKLSEETGNLRQKKTYKYGDTTLTLFRKAE
- the purN gene encoding phosphoribosylglycinamide formyltransferase, which translates into the protein MLKIGVLASGRGSNFQAIIDSIKKGAVKAKIKILITDVPSAYVVERAKKHSIDHLYLNPAAFETKNDFFSAIADELKSRDVELVVLAGFMRIVKKPLIDAFRNKIINIHPALLPSFPGLHGQKQALDYGVRISGCTVHFVDEGMDTGPIIIQAAVPVLPDDTDDALSERILSYEHKIFPEAIRLFAEGRLEMRGRKVFINKHAAKSLNIVNPPLKK
- a CDS encoding peptidylprolyl isomerase, whose amino-acid sequence is MKKIIRLFVITALFLISIYSVSSDASILLDRVVAIVNQDVITWGDLYKAMEFEASEKMRGIKPEEKRKIFKESEGFFLESMINMTLQLQAAKQVGINISSEDVNEAIADIKKKYNLDDAALVDFLKKEGMTLDEYKKKLAEQLMIGRIITQQVKSKVVVSDKDVEKYILEGNDPVLQGEAYKISQIFFKNPSVNTDKKTLEEKANTLIQNVKGGTNFADAAKKYSEDSSSSLGGDLGFVKKDAMAKEFADVITKMNVGDISEPFWTANGLHIVKLQEKIEQLSGTALKDKAKSRLYEIYFVQKYKNWLRGLRDNSSIETKL